From Gemmatimonadota bacterium, the proteins below share one genomic window:
- a CDS encoding pyridoxine 5'-phosphate synthase, which translates to MRFYLNIDHVATVRQARGTDEPDPVRAAVLAELAGVDGITVHLREDRRHIQDRDVRLLMATVRTGVNLELAATSEILDLACEWRPLQATLVPEKREELTTEGGLDLSSGSQLKVVGDALARLEGAGIRTSLFIDPTAEAIQAALELGADAIELHTGEYANAQGADRIHELDRLGRAASLASKLELAVHAGHGLTYENVHPVAAIPEIEELNIGHSVIARAVLTGMERSVKDMSRILRRARRLRA; encoded by the coding sequence ATGCGTTTCTACCTCAACATCGATCACGTGGCCACGGTGCGGCAGGCGCGCGGCACCGACGAGCCCGATCCCGTCCGGGCAGCCGTGCTTGCGGAGTTGGCGGGAGTGGACGGAATCACGGTGCACCTCCGTGAGGACCGAAGGCACATCCAGGACCGCGACGTGCGGCTGCTCATGGCTACGGTGCGAACCGGCGTGAACTTGGAGCTCGCGGCCACCTCGGAGATCCTCGACCTCGCGTGTGAGTGGCGCCCGTTGCAGGCGACGCTCGTGCCCGAGAAGCGGGAGGAGCTCACGACCGAGGGGGGACTCGACCTGAGCAGTGGGAGTCAGCTCAAAGTCGTGGGTGACGCGCTCGCGCGCCTCGAAGGCGCGGGCATCCGTACGTCACTCTTCATCGATCCCACAGCTGAGGCGATCCAGGCTGCTCTGGAACTGGGGGCGGACGCGATCGAGCTGCACACCGGTGAATACGCGAACGCCCAGGGCGCCGATCGCATCCACGAGCTGGACCGGTTGGGTCGTGCGGCGTCGCTTGCGAGCAAGCTCGAACTGGCGGTACATGCCGGTCACGGGCTCACCTACGAGAACGTACATCCCGTCGCGGCCATACCGGAGATCGAAGAGCTGAACATCGGTCACAGCGTGATCGCGCGGGCGGTGCTCACCGGCATGGAGCGCTCCGTGAAGGACATGTCCAGGATCCTACGTCGGGCGCGGCGGCTGCGAGCGTGA
- a CDS encoding flippase-like domain-containing protein gives MKHWGKALFGVAVTVFLLWWVLRNENPSEIWTNIVQGDFVLLFAAVSVATFGFFIRALRWKVLLARVNPDTRLGSRFAAVSIGFMGNNVLPLRAGEFMRPYALSRLEPVTVSGAFGSVVVERFLDGIVLLLFLVVPVVLPGSPAADAFSGERGGLLLRGGLVTVALVLFALVCMAVLPRQFVNFVEWFARFLPKKVSVPLVESLASFLDSLAIMRDPRLLGLGLAWTLFFWTWQASSFWLGMLAFGIDTGFVSAIFVTAAVGWGVALPSAPGFFGTFHYAASFALIAVYGVSADQSLAFAFGYHFGGWLPITLIGFYYAWKMGLSLGEVRTAKAS, from the coding sequence GTGAAGCATTGGGGGAAAGCTCTCTTCGGGGTAGCGGTCACCGTCTTTCTGCTGTGGTGGGTCCTGCGCAACGAGAACCCCTCCGAGATCTGGACGAACATCGTGCAGGGCGACTTCGTCCTACTGTTCGCAGCGGTCAGCGTGGCGACCTTTGGCTTCTTCATCCGCGCACTCCGGTGGAAGGTTCTGCTCGCTCGCGTCAACCCTGATACCCGGCTTGGCTCGAGGTTCGCGGCGGTTTCCATAGGCTTCATGGGCAACAACGTTCTGCCTCTGAGGGCCGGGGAGTTCATGCGGCCATACGCCCTGAGCCGTCTTGAGCCGGTTACCGTCAGTGGCGCGTTCGGCTCGGTAGTCGTAGAGCGATTCCTCGACGGCATCGTGCTGCTGCTCTTCCTGGTCGTGCCCGTCGTCCTGCCCGGCTCCCCAGCTGCGGATGCGTTTTCGGGGGAGCGGGGTGGGCTGCTTCTGCGCGGCGGGCTGGTGACCGTCGCTTTGGTACTCTTCGCGCTTGTGTGCATGGCCGTGCTGCCACGGCAGTTCGTCAACTTCGTCGAGTGGTTCGCACGCTTCTTGCCGAAGAAGGTTTCTGTGCCGCTCGTGGAGTCGCTCGCTTCGTTCCTCGACTCCCTCGCCATCATGCGCGACCCGAGGCTGCTGGGGCTGGGGCTCGCATGGACGCTCTTCTTCTGGACTTGGCAAGCGTCGTCGTTCTGGCTGGGCATGCTGGCGTTCGGCATCGATACCGGCTTCGTGTCCGCCATATTCGTCACCGCAGCGGTCGGTTGGGGCGTCGCACTGCCGTCGGCGCCGGGGTTCTTCGGCACGTTTCACTATGCGGCCAGCTTCGCTCTGATCGCGGTCTACGGCGTGAGTGCCGACCAGTCCTTGGCCTTCGCGTTCGGGTACCACTTCGGTGGCTGGCTCCCGATCACACTGATCGGCTTCTACTATGCCTGGAAGATGGGGCTGTCGCTCGGCGAGGTGCGCACCGCCAAAGCCTCGTGA
- a CDS encoding 4-(cytidine 5'-diphospho)-2-C-methyl-D-erythritol kinase — protein sequence MRQAVSVRAPAKVNLLLRVLGRRTDGYHELEALFQAIDFTDELTVELAGDSVQLEVEGADAGPVTDNLAFRAAEAYRLAADLHSGVRILLTKKIPTGAGLGGGSSDAAAVLRALNHLTHGAVAAEALLAIGADLGSDVPFFLCGSALALARGRGDDLTVVPSLPSTAVVLVCPPVHVATGPAYAALAERRTSTGPQTRAPQLERMPSDWDTVDEIAANDFEGVVADGHPEVRRALDALRDAGLRLVMLSGSGGACFGLARDASEASSTAQRLSDELGWRVLATRTLNEVPQVSPL from the coding sequence GTGAGACAGGCGGTCTCGGTACGTGCCCCGGCCAAGGTGAACCTTCTGCTCCGCGTACTCGGGCGCAGAACGGATGGTTATCACGAGCTCGAGGCGCTCTTTCAGGCGATTGACTTCACGGATGAGCTGACCGTTGAACTGGCTGGCGACTCGGTGCAGCTCGAGGTCGAGGGCGCCGACGCAGGGCCGGTGACGGACAACCTCGCGTTCCGGGCAGCGGAGGCGTATCGCCTCGCGGCTGACTTGCACTCCGGGGTCCGCATCCTTCTCACGAAGAAGATTCCGACCGGAGCAGGGCTGGGTGGGGGATCTTCCGACGCTGCCGCGGTTCTGCGAGCACTGAACCACCTCACCCATGGAGCGGTCGCCGCCGAGGCGCTGCTCGCGATCGGTGCGGACTTGGGTTCTGACGTCCCGTTTTTTCTGTGCGGTAGCGCCCTGGCCCTTGCTCGGGGTCGGGGCGACGACCTCACCGTCGTCCCGTCACTTCCGTCGACGGCGGTCGTGCTCGTCTGCCCGCCTGTACACGTCGCGACAGGGCCCGCTTATGCCGCCCTGGCAGAGCGTCGCACATCGACGGGCCCGCAGACACGCGCCCCTCAGCTCGAGCGCATGCCGTCGGACTGGGACACGGTCGATGAGATCGCTGCCAACGACTTCGAAGGGGTCGTCGCGGACGGACATCCAGAGGTGCGACGAGCTCTGGATGCTCTGCGAGACGCGGGTCTGCGGTTGGTCATGCTCTCGGGCAGCGGCGGCGCGTGCTTCGGGCTCGCAAGGGACGCCTCGGAGGCGTCGTCGACGGCGCAACGCCTCTCCGACGAGCTCGGGTGGAGGGTTCTGGCGACCCGCACGCTGAACGAAGTGCCTCAGGTCTCACCTCTGTGA
- a CDS encoding RtcB family protein translates to MADGHLGYVMPIGGVAAYRNKVSPIGVGVDIACGNCAIKTDLQVGDLADLDDIADEIITTIALGVGGTNTSPLAPTGDPLFQSGAWSVVPPKHQQALVDRSRDQLGTTGGGNHYIDVFSDEEGDVWVGVHFGSRALGFQMAHSFVALAQGLGWTDRPNMNAEVLLDLDTQLGQEYWAAMELAGDYAYAGREWVTRTVVALLGGIEIDMVHNHHNYAWEETHGDERLVVVRKGATPAFPGQRGFVGGSMGDKSVILRGTDDASDLTLQSTVHGAGRVMGRMAAKGKWKKGRCIRPGRVSQEDMDAATQNIVLRGGDLDEAPQVYRKLDDVLNAQPGIEILHTLTPLIVCMAPSRTRD, encoded by the coding sequence ATGGCAGACGGCCACTTGGGCTACGTAATGCCGATCGGTGGCGTGGCCGCGTACCGGAACAAGGTCAGCCCAATCGGCGTGGGCGTGGACATCGCATGCGGGAACTGCGCGATCAAGACCGATCTCCAGGTCGGAGACCTCGCTGACCTGGACGACATTGCCGACGAGATTATCACGACGATCGCGCTCGGCGTTGGAGGAACGAACACTAGCCCCCTCGCCCCGACCGGCGACCCGCTATTCCAGTCGGGTGCGTGGAGCGTGGTGCCCCCGAAGCACCAGCAAGCCCTCGTGGATCGGAGCCGCGACCAACTGGGCACGACCGGCGGCGGCAACCACTACATCGACGTGTTCTCTGACGAGGAGGGCGACGTCTGGGTCGGCGTGCACTTCGGCTCGAGGGCACTCGGATTCCAGATGGCGCACTCCTTCGTGGCGCTCGCCCAAGGACTCGGCTGGACCGACCGACCCAACATGAACGCCGAGGTGCTGCTCGACCTCGACACGCAACTCGGGCAAGAATACTGGGCTGCCATGGAGCTCGCGGGCGACTACGCCTACGCCGGTCGGGAGTGGGTTACGCGGACCGTCGTAGCGCTTCTGGGCGGGATCGAGATCGACATGGTGCACAATCACCACAATTACGCCTGGGAGGAGACGCACGGAGACGAGCGATTAGTCGTCGTGCGGAAGGGTGCCACGCCGGCGTTCCCAGGCCAACGCGGTTTCGTCGGCGGCAGTATGGGGGACAAGTCCGTGATCCTACGAGGCACCGACGACGCGAGCGACCTGACGCTTCAGTCGACGGTGCACGGAGCTGGGCGGGTCATGGGCCGGATGGCCGCAAAGGGCAAGTGGAAGAAGGGGCGGTGCATCCGACCGGGTCGGGTGAGCCAAGAGGACATGGACGCGGCAACCCAGAACATCGTGCTGCGCGGCGGGGACCTCGACGAAGCGCCCCAGGTCTACCGCAAGCTGGACGACGTGCTCAACGCCCAGCCAGGGATCGAGATCCTCCACACGCTGACGCCGCTGATCGTCTGCATGGCCCCATCACGGACCCGGGATTGA